One genomic window of Aricia agestis chromosome 7, ilAriAges1.1, whole genome shotgun sequence includes the following:
- the LOC121728710 gene encoding achaete-scute complex protein T4-like: MSSIGVVVFRNSPLKTQVLQESVNNNANIVNNDINNVRREFVIVRKKKALSPPDTISVTSQISPSDCSNFSAAPKRPRQRENVPDEARSPTPLAVARRNARERNRVRQVNDGFAALRRHIPDEVAAAFENANSNRGSNKKLSKVETLRMAVEYIRNLESLLNIGHNNNYDKENQMRPSLESFPSPASSSPRETSQERNYYSINSPPMDDDDLDEDELDGSMHHISHQHYLGLPAAETFQLVSPHLYEEEDGNGQPLTPSSDLLGQEDIHSNVLGSSFPFPNSAEQFSLIPEQSYCIESDAAVNEEDFEVKYAHSIDQQINCFAEEQDLVLESINPDLILNQSQYKLKEETNFVEDQQYNDIELKKELPDIQVTPEDREQFEETLKWWQEKTKQSRIISKTN; this comes from the coding sequence ATGAGTTCCATTGGCGTTGTCGTGTTCCGTAACTCACCCCTGAAAACGCAAGTGCTTCAAGAGTCTGTGAACAATAATGCAAACATAGTTAATAATGATATAAACAATGTGCGACGTGAATTCGTCATAGTGCGAAAGAAGAAAGCCTTATCTCCGCCCGACACGATTTCCGTGACGTCACAGATTAGTCCTAGTGATTGTAGTAACTTTAGTGCTGCACCGAAGCGACCTCGTCAAAGAGAAAACGTTCCAGATGAAGCGAGATCTCCGACACCGCTAGCCGTGGCACGACGAAATGCGCGGGAAAGAAACAGAGTGCGACAAGTTAACGACGGATTTGCCGCGCTACGTAGACACATACCGGATGAAGTGGCTGCAGCGTTCGAGAATGCCAATTCTAACAGAGGATCTAACAAAAAGTTAAGTAAAGTGGAAACGTTGCGGATGGCCGTAGAATACATACGAAATCTAGAAAGTTTGTTAAATATCGGTCACAACAACAATTATGACAAAGAAAATCAGATGCGTCCGTCTTTGGAATCGTTTCCATCTCCTGCTTCATCATCTCCAAGAGAAACTAGTCAAGAGCGAAACTATTATTCTATAAACTCCCCACCGATGGACGACGATGATCTAGATGAAGACGAGTTGGACGGATCCATGCATCATATCTCTCATCAGCATTATTTGGGTCTACCTGCGGCCGAAACGTTCCAGTTAGTTTCACCACATCTATATGAAGAAGAAGATGGCAACGGTCAACCACTGACACCATCGTCAGATCTACTCGGTCAGGAAGATATTCATTCAAATGTGTTAGGCAGCAGTTTCCCTTTTCCTAATTCAGCAGAACAATTCAGCCTTATACCAGAACAAAGCTATTGTATAGAAAGCGATGCGGCCGTAAATGAAGAGGACTTTGAAGTTAAATATGCACATTCAATTGATCAACAGATAAATTGTTTCGCTGAAGAGCAAGACTTAGTACTAGAGTCTATCAATCCTgatttaattctaaatcaaAGTCAATACAAACTCAAAGAGGAAACAAATTTTGTTGAAGATCAGCAGTATAATGACATTGAACTAAAAAAAGAGCTTCCAGATATCCAAGTGACTCCTGAAGATAGGGAACAATTTGAGGAAACTCTAAAATGGTGGCAAGAGAAGACTAAGCAATCTCGTATTATTTCTAAGACCAATTAA